Proteins from a genomic interval of Arachis hypogaea cultivar Tifrunner chromosome 10, arahy.Tifrunner.gnm2.J5K5, whole genome shotgun sequence:
- the LOC112717608 gene encoding cytochrome b561 and DOMON domain-containing protein At4g12980-like yields the protein MAGAQALVAYKDGNNGAVTVKTLDIKSYSEMVPGKLSFEVWGLKGEESGGAIMIFANMKVPEKVTTLNQVWQVGPSVTAGRFDKHDFAPENLNSKGMLNLIGDHNVSGGAVDSRTKKKNIHGVLNSVSWGVLFPLGAVIARYMRTYPSADPAWFYLHAGCQVSAYAIGVAGWATGLKLGSESAGVVYSVHRNIGITLFCLSAIQMFALFIRPKKDHKYRYFWNIYHHSFGYTIIILGIINIFRGFDILNPERKWKSTYIVVIASLGAVALLLEVITWIVVVKRKSSTKPYDGYNGQSRQQPLNM from the exons ATGGCGGGGGCACAGGCACTGGTGGCCTATAAGGATGGCAATAACGGAGCCGTAACCGTCAAGACCCTCGACATCAAGTCGTACAGTGAGATGGTCCCAGGGAAGCTGTCGTTCGAAGTATGGGGCTTGAAGGGTGAGGAGAGTGGAGGAGCCATAATGATCTTTGCAAACATGAAGGTGCCAGAGAAGGTTACGACCTTGAACCAGGTGTGGCAGGTGGGGCCCTCCGTCACAGCTGGGAGATTTGACAAGCACGACTTCGCTCCGGAGAATCTCAATTCCAAGGGGATGCTCAACTTGATTGGAGACCACAATGTTAGTGGTGGTGCAGTGGACTctagaaccaagaagaagaat ATTCATGGAGTGCTGAACTCTGTGAGTTGGGGTGTCCTGTTTCCCCTTGGAGCAGTGATAGCAAGGTATATGAGAACGTACCCATCCGCAGATCCAGCTTGGTTCTATCTTCATGCTGGCTGCCAGGTATCTGCTTATGCAATTGGTGTTGCTGGCTGGGCAACTGGTCTTAAACTTGGAAGCGAATCAGCAGGGGTTGTCTACAGTGTTCATCGCAATATTGGAATTACCCTCTTTTGTCTTTCCGCTATACAG ATGTTCGCATTGTTCATAAGGCCAAAGAAGGATCATAAATATAGATACTTTTGGAATATCTATCACCACAGCTTTGGTTACACTATAATCATCCTGGGCATTATCAACATATTCAGGGGCTTTGACATCTTGAATCCTGAAAGGAAATGGAAATCAACTTACATTGTAGTGATTGCTTCATTGGGTGCAGTCGCGTTATTGTTGGAGGTGATCACCTGGATTGTTGTCGTGAAGAGAAAGTCTAGCACCAAACCATATGACGGATACAATGGACAAAGCAGGCAACAACCCTTAAACATGTGA